The stretch of DNA AATGGAAGGAACAAACGAACGAATAACCGGGAACTTTTACTGTTTGATACCAGAAAAGGAAAACGGCAGCCGCCCCGGAGGTCATTTACAGAATGGGTTTCATGATGGCGTTGGTCCCGGCGATGATGATCCTTCGGAGTTATCTTTAGTTTGCAACTTTGCAAACTAAGAAAAAGACGGAGGGCGGTTCATTTGCAGAATATTGTCTGGATGGAGGAGATCTTCTCCCTGTAAACATTTGTTTGCACAAAAATCCCGGGGCACAGAAGATGAATAATCCGCATGCACCTTTTCAGGAGTGTGTGTGTACGCAGTATAATTGTGCAAACATAGATGAAGAATGCCCTGATATGCCGGGAAATAAAAAAACATCAGCAGATAAGGAATCTTTAGTTTGCAAAAAATTTTTGCAATTTTTCGTAACTGTGTACAAAGTTGCAAATGTGCCGGTTAAAGTGTCAACCGGTGATTTAAGGGGTTCGGTTCTTCCTCTTCCGGGAGTTCTCGATCATCATGATTTTGGGAGAACCACCAAGGAGCTCGGGAAGTGTGATCTCTGCGGCGATGGGAGGCGGTTTTTCTTTGGGGGAGCCTGAAGTGTCTGCGAGAGATGTTTCGGGAGGTTGATGAGAGAGTATTTGAAAAAGGAGGGGGTTAGGTAAAGATTATGAAAAATTAATCTAAGTATGGTAAAATAAGTTATTTGAATAAATGCCGGACGATCTTATTTAGGCGCCTGAAGAACCTGGTTCCGGATCTCACCGGGGACGAGTAAACCGGTCACCAGGACAATAAGGATCGCCAGACATCCGGTAACCAGGGTCAGGGTGGGGAAAGCTCCGCTTATCAAATCTAATCTGATCCCCACGATGAACAGACAAAAGGCCAGGGAAACGACCACTCGTTCGGTTACCATATTCTATGAAATGGCCTCAGGGGGAGATAACTGCATCGCCAGCGATTCGGTGATCACCCTCTCGGCGTCTCGGCGGCCTTCATGATATACTCGTAGTCTTCTTCGGGGATGGTTCTCATTGCCGTTCTCAGGTGGCCGGTCCACTGCTTCTTGTTGGTGATGAACTCCAGCTTCGGGATGAGCGATTTGAAATCGAGAGGGTCGTCGAATATTTTTACGGGCTTCAGCTTTACGCGATAGGGGAAGACTTCTTCGCCAGGCATAGTCGGCGGTTTGATGAAGACTTCCGAGAGATCTTCGAATGGTTTCGATGTAATCTCGCAGGCGGCCATTATTGCGGACGGGAGGATCGTGTCTCCGGCGTTTTCCTGGCGGACGAATATGACGATCTTATCGCCGGGGCTTGATCTTTCGATGCTGTTCTTATTCCTCTTCGGAACGCCCCAGAGATTTCTCTTTTCTATGACCTCCCAGTTGTCGCGGTTGGTCGATGCAATCCAGATTGTCATTGGATTGAGATTTGGATTTGCAGACTATATAATTAACAGCCCGGAATGAAAACCTGAAACCTGATTCACTCGTCAAATTCCGTGTTGTCTGTTTAGGATCCAAAAACAGTCAGGCTCAAAAAGATCCCCGCAAAAAAACCTAAAAAAAAGAAATTTTATCGAACAAAAAAAATAAGTGGAAAATTCAGTCGTATTCGCGCCAGGTGTACTTGCACTTGACGCATTTGAAGAACCTGACCTCGGACTCATCAGCGGACCTGAGTTGCCTGAGCCACCAGTATGCGGTATCGTGGCCGCACTCCGGGCACCTGACATTCGTCGTCGGGAGGGTCGCGATCTCTTCGGTATCCTCGACGATGACGATATCCTTTTCTTCCATCGTTCTGACTTTCATCATCTTGGACCGGTCTTCAATCTCCTTTTCAAAACCACATTTTGTACACTTAAGTTTCCCGTTTGAGGACTTCATAAGACCTTTACATTCAGGACAAAACATCATCGTCTATATTATCTGTTTCCAATTCATTAATTCTTATTCATTCTGTCAAAATGATGCCCTTAAAATAAAGTCCGATTTGAAAAAAAGTTCATAAAACAAAAGTTTCATGGCCTGCTTCTTGTAAATCACAACGTGATTTTCATAGTAAATAAATGGTTTCGCCGCAGACTTATATTCAATGGAACCCCTCCTCATATACGCCGCAGCGATATTTTTCATCGGCTTTCTCCTGCTCAGGCGCCCGTATAATCTCTATTGTGCGGCCGCCGGGTGGACAGCGATCATCCTATCGATCCTCGTAGACCTTCCGCACTATATCTTCGTCGAGAACAATTTCATGTACCCTCTCTTCGGGATACTTGGGATACCTTTCCTTGCAATAACAATCCCCGAAATCCTGAGGAACAACAAACTCACCATCTACCTGAGCAGGGGGGCGGCCATCGCGTTCCTGATCTATATCCCCTTCGGGTTCTACCAGCCGCTCGGCGACTGGCTGATCGCCGTAGTCACATCGGAGGTCTCGTCACTCCTCGGGCTGTTCGGTTTCGGCGCGGAAAAAGTCGCGTGGAATATGATAGAATACAACAACTTCCGCGTCGAGATAATCCTCGCCTGCACCGGCATCCAGAGCATCGCGATAATGCTTGGGCTTGCCTACTGCGTTCCCTCGGACAGGAGGCAGAAGCTCATGGCATTCCTGCTCGTCGTCCCGACGATATACATCCTGAATCTTTTTAGGAATGTATTTGTCGTAATGGCATACACCGGGCAGTGGTTTCAGGTATTCCCCGAGATTGCATCGAACGGGGAAATCGGGTACGAGAGCTTCTTCTGGGCGCACAATGTCATGGCCGAACTGGGCGCACTCATATTCCTCGTGCTCCTCGCTCTTGCACTGTTCAAACTGAATCCCGCGCTCGGCGAATTCGCAGAAGGAATAGTTACGCTCTACACTGAAAAAATAATGAAGATTACAGGTGCCGGTAAAGATAGATAATCCTCTGGAGTGCGGAAAGATTCGTGCAGACAGCGACCAGAATCACCGCTATCGCGATGAATCCCGTCAGTCCCCCGAGGATGAGGATGATAATCGTCTCCGGTCTCCCGAAGAATCCCACTCTCTCCAGGGGGTCGTCGATCTTCCCGTCCTCCCTCTTCTCGAAGCCGACCTCCGCATATACGACCGGTTTTATGAACGTATTCATCAGCGAGCCGATAATCGCAATGGCAACCACTGCAAAGTCCGCTTCGGGAATATATTGTGCGGGTATAGGGAAGTAGCCGCTGATAATCGCAATCCCCGAAAGTCCGATCCCGAGGATGACTATGCTGTCTACGTATTTGTCGACGATCCAGTCAAATACCGCTCCGAATTTGCTCTCTCTCCCGGTCTTTCTTGCAACCGTTCCGTCGACGAGATCGAGAACTGCCGATATGAAAAGAAGTATTGCGCCAGAGACGAAGTATTGATAAAAGAACAGGTATGCCGCCCCCATCCCTGCAAGCAGTGACAGCATCGAGACGCTGTTCGGGGTGAACCTGAGCCTGATGAATATATTTGCGAGGGGTTCGAGACATCCGGTAAATTTGGGCCTGAGCGCAGTAATATTCATTTCTTATATTATGTGGACGCCCAAAGGAAAAACCCTTTTGAAAATATGAATAAGACTAAATGCTTTACAGGTTGAAGAACAACTTAAAATAAGAAGATTGATATGGCGGGAAATATTGTTAAACCCCACGTGCTGATGATGTCGGAGATAACTGTGGATGGCAAGCTTACACTGAAGAAAGGCGCTTCCTCCAAGATCCTCATGAAATACATGGATCATGCAACTGACATCCTCCTGCACAAAACAAGGGCCGAATATGATGCGATAATGGTCGGCTCGAATACAATCAATATCGACAACTCATTTCTTACAGTAAGGTCCGTCAAGGGAAAGAGCCCCCTCAGGGTCATCCCTTCGAGCAGGGCCGCCATTCCTCCCGAATCAAATGTGCTCGGACCCGACGCCCCGACACTCATTGCAGTGAGCAAAAAGGCCTCGCCTGAGAATATCCGGATTCTCGAGGATAAAGGAGCGGATGTGGTGTGCGTCGGCGAGGACAAGGTAGATCTTCCCCTCCTGATGAAGACCCTCGTCGAAAATTACGGGGTCTCGAAACTCATGATCGAAGGAGGGCCGACGCTCAACTACTACATGCTCCAGGACCGTCTTGTCGACGAGATCCGCCTTATACATCTTCCCTTCATAGTCGGAGGTTCGGACACGCCATCTCTCGTCGGAGGGATGCATATAGAATCCGAAGAGGAGATGTTCAGCCTCCAACTCAAAAACTACTACATGTGCGGGACAAATCTCGTTACCGAATACGACGTCCTGTACAGGAAGTGAATAATGAGCTGGCTCGAAAAAAAGATAGAATACAATAATAAAAAAAGATCGATAAAATCCGGAATTCCCTGGCTTGTGGCCGGAGTGATAATCGCATTGATAATTATAGTTCTTTTAACGATACTGATACCATATTCCGAGAGCAAGGGAGTCTCGGTAATCCGCATAGAGGGAACGATCGAGACCGGAGATTTTTACAGCGGAGGCTATGTCGGAAGCGAATATGTCGGGAGCCGGATCCGCCAGGCGGCAGATGATCCGCTTGTCGAGGCAATCGTGCTCAGGGTGGACAGTCCGGGGGGATCTCCGGCAGGTGCCCAGGAGATAATCGAGGATGTCCAGTATGCTAAGACGAAGAAACCGGTATTCGTATCGATGGGAGATATGGCGACGTCTGCGGCATATTACATCAGCGCTTATGCAGACAAGATCTATGCAAGCCCCGATACGCTTACGGGAAGCATCGGAACGATCTGGACGTTCATCGATACCAGCCGTTCCCTCCAGATCGAGGGCGTCAATGTCTCCATTGTCAAATCCGGAGATATGAAGGACCTGACCTCGCAGTACCGCGGCCTTACCGACGAAGAGCAAGAATATGTCCAAGCTATGGTCGATGAAAGTTTCGAGCGTTTCCTGGACGATGTCTTAAGCCAGAGAAATATCAGCCGCGAGGACGTGGAGGAAGCCCAGCTCTACAGGGGCGAGGATGCATATGATCTCGGGCTTATCGATGAGTTCGGGAACCTGTTCGAGACGATGGAGGCTGCAAAAAATTACGAAAGGCCTGTTGCGATAATTGAAATGGAAGTCAACGAGACCACAGGTAACGAAACTGCGATGACTACAGAAAATGGAACGGAGATTGCCGGGTAAACTGGCATCTTTCTTGGATCTTAAAAGCAAGTTCCACTATTTTTGGCAACCCCTCGCCGCGGGCCGCACAGCAGGCCCGCGGACCGGCCCCGACCACGGGGCCTCTCTGTGGTGATAACGGCTCAGGGGATAGACGAGTATCCCCTGAGCGGGGAGACGCGGTAAATTCATGGCGTGTACTTAAGGGAAAATTCAAAAAAAATAAATTCAACAGCCCGGGGGAAGATTATCTTCAGGCAAGGCCCCTAGGCAGGGGCCGTCCGGCGGCTTAGCCGCCGGTGCCGGGGTTGCCTACGCCGGTATAATCTAAAAAATCCCAAAATATTCTGGGATATAACAGATCTAATCCCTAAAAAAAAGAGAACGTAGTTCGCTCCCGATAACTTTTCCTGCCACCCTGTAGATCGAGGGGTTGAGGGCCATTTTTTTGACGATTTTTCCGGGCCTGTCCATGTCGCCGTAGCGGATGATATCTTCCGCCATGCCCTTTTCGTTCATCACCCGGCAGAGGTCGTCGATGATCTCGGGTGTCAGGCCCTTTCTCATCTTAAAGAGCTTCACCCCGAACGCGAGCTCCCGCCCGAAGTCCGCCTTCCATAAAGATTCGTATCGTGAAAGGGCCCGGTCGCCGAAGTCCCCGGATTCGATACACCCGGCGATGGTATCGGCCGCATGTCTCGCCGACCTGACTCCCGTGTACACCCCTCCGCCCGAAGTGGGTTTGGCGAAGCCTGCCGCATCACCGCAGAACAAAGTCCTGTTCCCGTAGGTCCGGGGCATGATACCGATCGGGATTGTCCCTGTAACCTGGTGAACGTTTGTGGGCCCGAATTGTTTTATGAACTGCGTAAAGAGTTCGTTCGTATCCTTTTCCGCACACAGCCCGACACGTGCACGTCCTTTTCCAGCGGGAATGACCCACCCGAAGAATCCCGGCGATGCATACGGGTGAAGTTCTACGAGCCTTCCGTCGCTTTCATACGGGACATCCGCCTGTATCCCCGACAGGAATACCGGTGCTCTTTTCATGCCGAAGAATCTTGAGAAGTTCGATCTCGGACCGTCCGCTGCGACTATCATCTTCGATCTGAAATTCTGTTTGCCTGAAACTCCGGTGGTGGAGACCGTGCAGCCGCTGTTGTCGGCAATCGCTCCGTTTACGGATGTTTTCAGCATGATCTCCGCCCCGGCATTCGCGGCCGCTTCGAGCATCTCGCGGTCAAAGGCACTCCTGTCGACAACATATGCCTTGATCTCTCCTGCGTCGAACGAAAATTCACAGCTCAGACCGGAGACGACCCTTGCGCCCGAGACTGTCTGGATAACGCTCCTGTCCGATACTTCGCATTCGAAAAAGGCGTTGGTGCTCAGGAGCCCTGCACACTGGACCGGCGTTCCTACGGCAGCATGTTCCTCTACGAGAAGCGTATTCAGCCCGGCTTTTGCGCAGCATTTTGCCGCCATGCTCCCTGCAGGTCCTCCACCTGCAACTATGACGTCGTAGATCACAGATATTATTACATATTGGCATGAATGAGAATAATTGTTTACCGGGATTCATAATCCGGGGGCTGTTTTAACAGGTCTTGAGGTAGATAGACGGTGGGATTCTGCAGATAAAAGATAAAATTGGGTTGTTCACCTTCATAATGATCACATCGGCCATTCTCGTGAACGTCAGGAGCCAGCCGACTCTCGCCGAGGCGGGAACACAGATGTTCTTCTATTTTGCAGTCGCGACCATCGGTTTTCTTCTCCCCTGCGTTTTGATCCTCTCCGAACTGGGCAGCGCCTGCCCGTACGAGGGAGGACTGTATGTCTGGGTCAAGGGGGCGTTTGGGGAGAAATGGGGATTTACGGCGATATTCCTCCAGTGGATACAGATGACAATCCTGATGGTCATGGTCCTCTCGTTCATAGCCGGAACCATACTCTATGTCTTCGATTACGGGGAGCTCGAGAGTAAGATATTAATCCTCGTCATCTCTCTTGTAGTCTACTGGGGTGCGACGTTGGTCAACCTGAGAGGGCTGAAAGCCTCGGGAAGGATCAGCACCGTCTGCGTAATTCTCGGTGTCGCGATTCCCGCCATAACCATCGTCGTCGCCGGGTGT from Methanolacinia petrolearia DSM 11571 encodes:
- a CDS encoding EVE domain-containing protein; translation: MTIWIASTNRDNWEVIEKRNLWGVPKRNKNSIERSSPGDKIVIFVRQENAGDTILPSAIMAACEITSKPFEDLSEVFIKPPTMPGEEVFPYRVKLKPVKIFDDPLDFKSLIPKLEFITNKKQWTGHLRTAMRTIPEEDYEYIMKAAETPRG
- a CDS encoding transcription factor S — encoded protein: MMFCPECKGLMKSSNGKLKCTKCGFEKEIEDRSKMMKVRTMEEKDIVIVEDTEEIATLPTTNVRCPECGHDTAYWWLRQLRSADESEVRFFKCVKCKYTWREYD
- the artA gene encoding archaeosortase A; this encodes MEPLLIYAAAIFFIGFLLLRRPYNLYCAAAGWTAIILSILVDLPHYIFVENNFMYPLFGILGIPFLAITIPEILRNNKLTIYLSRGAAIAFLIYIPFGFYQPLGDWLIAVVTSEVSSLLGLFGFGAEKVAWNMIEYNNFRVEIILACTGIQSIAIMLGLAYCVPSDRRQKLMAFLLVVPTIYILNLFRNVFVVMAYTGQWFQVFPEIASNGEIGYESFFWAHNVMAELGALIFLVLLALALFKLNPALGEFAEGIVTLYTEKIMKITGAGKDR
- a CDS encoding CDP-alcohol phosphatidyltransferase family protein; the encoded protein is MNITALRPKFTGCLEPLANIFIRLRFTPNSVSMLSLLAGMGAAYLFFYQYFVSGAILLFISAVLDLVDGTVARKTGRESKFGAVFDWIVDKYVDSIVILGIGLSGIAIISGYFPIPAQYIPEADFAVVAIAIIGSLMNTFIKPVVYAEVGFEKREDGKIDDPLERVGFFGRPETIIILILGGLTGFIAIAVILVAVCTNLSALQRIIYLYRHL
- a CDS encoding RibD family protein; the protein is MAGNIVKPHVLMMSEITVDGKLTLKKGASSKILMKYMDHATDILLHKTRAEYDAIMVGSNTINIDNSFLTVRSVKGKSPLRVIPSSRAAIPPESNVLGPDAPTLIAVSKKASPENIRILEDKGADVVCVGEDKVDLPLLMKTLVENYGVSKLMIEGGPTLNYYMLQDRLVDEIRLIHLPFIVGGSDTPSLVGGMHIESEEEMFSLQLKNYYMCGTNLVTEYDVLYRK
- the sppA gene encoding signal peptide peptidase SppA, whose translation is MSWLEKKIEYNNKKRSIKSGIPWLVAGVIIALIIIVLLTILIPYSESKGVSVIRIEGTIETGDFYSGGYVGSEYVGSRIRQAADDPLVEAIVLRVDSPGGSPAGAQEIIEDVQYAKTKKPVFVSMGDMATSAAYYISAYADKIYASPDTLTGSIGTIWTFIDTSRSLQIEGVNVSIVKSGDMKDLTSQYRGLTDEEQEYVQAMVDESFERFLDDVLSQRNISREDVEEAQLYRGEDAYDLGLIDEFGNLFETMEAAKNYERPVAIIEMEVNETTGNETAMTTENGTEIAG
- a CDS encoding geranylgeranyl reductase family protein, whose product is MIYDVIVAGGGPAGSMAAKCCAKAGLNTLLVEEHAAVGTPVQCAGLLSTNAFFECEVSDRSVIQTVSGARVVSGLSCEFSFDAGEIKAYVVDRSAFDREMLEAAANAGAEIMLKTSVNGAIADNSGCTVSTTGVSGKQNFRSKMIVAADGPRSNFSRFFGMKRAPVFLSGIQADVPYESDGRLVELHPYASPGFFGWVIPAGKGRARVGLCAEKDTNELFTQFIKQFGPTNVHQVTGTIPIGIMPRTYGNRTLFCGDAAGFAKPTSGGGVYTGVRSARHAADTIAGCIESGDFGDRALSRYESLWKADFGRELAFGVKLFKMRKGLTPEIIDDLCRVMNEKGMAEDIIRYGDMDRPGKIVKKMALNPSIYRVAGKVIGSELRSLFFRD